The DNA segment GCCCGCCTCGCGCCTGCCCTCGCGCGGCTGGAAGCGACCGCCGCCCACATGGCGACCACCGGCCAGGCGGATCCGATGACCGCGGCGGCCCACGCCTTCCCCTTCATGGAAGCGGTGGGGGACCTGGTCATGGGCTGGATGCTCCTGTGGCGCGCCCACACGGCGGCCCAGGCGCTCGAAGCGGGCGCCAAGGAGAAGGACGCCGCCTTCTACGAGGGCCAGATCCTGGGCGCGGACTTCTTCACCCGGAACCTGCTCCCCGTGACCCTGGGGCGGATGGAATCCATCCTCGCCGGCAGCTCCGTCGCCAACGACATCCCCGAAGACGCCTTCGGCGGGAAATAGTCCGCCCGTTTCCCGGAGATCGTCATGGTTTCGGTTCCCTTTTCCCCCGCCTCCGCGGTCCTGGCGGGCGTCCCGGCCCGGCTGCTGTTCCTCCTGATCCCGCTGGCGGGCCTGGCCTGCTTCGGCTGGATGATCGCCCGCCGGGTGGCGCCCCTTCTGAAGGCTGCGCCCGACCCGCGCTTCGGTGATCTGCCGAAGCGTGCGGTATTGGTTCTCAAGCTCTGGCTGGCCCAGTCCCGCCAGCCGCGCTACCTGGTGGCGGGCGTGCTGCACATCGTCCTGTTCTTCGGGTTCCTGGTGCTGGCGCTGCGCTCCTTCCAGCTGGTGTTCCTGGGCTTCATGGAGACCTTCGACCTGCCGGGACTGGGCGCCGTCTACACGGTGTGCAAGGACTACGCGGCCACGGCGGTGCTCCTCTCGGCGATCGTCCTGGCTGTCCGCCGCGGGATCGTGCGCCCCGCCCGGTACGCGGTGCCGGAAAAGCTGGGCAAGGACCACACGGGCGAGGCCCTGGCGGTCCTCGGGCTCATCGCCGTGCTCCTCCTGTCCGAGGGCGCCTTCGAGGGCAGCCTCCTGGCGGCCGGAGCCCACGGCGGCGCCGCGCCCCTCACCGTGGCCTGGGCCTTCCAGCACCTGCTGTCGGGCCTGTCCGTTCCGGCGCTGGCAAAGGTCAACCTGGCCAGCTACGCGATCCACGACGTCACGTTCTTCTACTTCCTGTGCCTGCTGCCCACGGGCAAGCACTTCCACGTGGTCACGTCGCTGTTCAACGTCTTCTTCATGCGGCTGAAGCCGGGGACCGTGAAGCCCGTGCGGCACGGCGTGGACGACAAGGGCCTCGACGGGCTGACCTCCTTCGGCGTGAAGAAGCTGGAGGACTTCACCTGGAAGCATGTCCTCGACTTCTACAGCTGCGCCGACTGCGGCCGCTGCTCCGACCAGTGCCCCGCCAACCGCGTGAAGCGGCCGCTGTCGCCGCGGTTCCTCAGCATCAAGGGGCGGGACCACGCCTACCGCCGGCATCCCCTCCTCGGGAAGGCGGAAGGGGAAGAGTCCCTCGTCGGCGGCGTCTATGGGGAGGACGAGATCTGGTCCTGCACCACCTGTGGCGCCTGCGAGGAGGAGTGCCCCATCGGGATCGAGTACATCGACAAGATCGTGGACCTGCGGCGCGGCATGGTGGAGGAGGGCCTGGTGCCTCAGTCCCTCCAGAAGCCGCTCAGCGCCCTGGAGAAGCGTGGGAACCCGTGGGGCAAGCTGGAGAAGAAGCGCGCGGAGTGGGTGGCGGGCACGGGCGAGGATTTCCCCGTGAAGCTGGTCGAGAAGGGCGAAACGGCGGACACCCTCTACTTCGTGGACAGCATGACGTCCTACGACGACCGGATGCAGAAGATCGCCCAGGCCACCGCCCGGATCCTGGTGCGGTCCGGCGCGGACGTGGCAGTGCTCGGCAAGGACGAGAAGGACAGCGGCCACGAGGTGCGCCGCTACGGCGAGGAGATGCTGTTCCAGAACCTGAAAGAGCAGAACACCGAGGCCATCCGGGAGTCCGGCGCGACGCGCATCGTCGCCAGCGATCCCCACGCCTACAACGCCCTCAAGAACGACTACGCCGGCCTGCCGCCCGTGGAGCACGTGAGCGAGGTCATCGCCACGGGCGTGGACAGCGGGAAGCTCGCGTTCAAGCCTGTGGACGATCCGTCCCGCGTCTACGCCTACCACGACCCCTGCTACCTGGGCCGCCACAACGGGCTGTACGACGCCCCGCGCCGGGCGCTGGACGCCATTCCCGGGCTCCGCCGGGTGGAGATGACCGCCTGCCGCGACCGGGCCTTCTGCTGCGGCGGGGGCGGGCTGGGCCTCTTCTACGAGCCGGAGGAGGAGCAGCGCATGGGCGTGGTGCGGGTGGGCATGGCGGAGGCGGCGGGCGCCAACGTCATCGTCACCGCCTGTCCCTTCTGCCTCACCAACGTCGAGGACGCCATCAAGGTGGCGGGCCTTGAAGGTCGGATGCAGGCCATCGACCTGTGCGAGCTGGTCGACGGCCAACTCCAGAACTGATCCCCAACCACGACCCCAATCACGGAGAGTGCCCATGGAAATCCTGGTGTGTGTGAAGCGCGTTCCCGATCCGGCGGAGAACGAGATCGGCGTGGCCGCCGGAGGCGCGGACATCGGCCGCGAGGACCTGGTGTACGCGGTCAATGAGTGGGACAACTACGCCGTGGAGGAAGCCCTCCAGATCGTCGAGCGGGAGGGCGGCAGCGTGACCGTCGTGTCCCTGGGCGACGCCGACATCGAGGAGGCGGTGCGCCGCGAAATGGCCATGGGGGCCGAGAAGGGCCTGATGGTGGTGGACGACCGCTTCACCGGCGCCGACGGACTGGGCGTCGCCTCCGTCCTGAAGGCCGTGGCGGAAAAGGACAGCTACGACCTCATCCTCACGGGGGCCCAGGCCGACGACGGCGCCGCCCAGGTGGGCGGGATGCTGGCGGCGCTGCTGGACCGGCCCTTCGCGTCCCTCGTCAACCGCATCGAGGTGAAGGGCGAAACCCTGCGCATCGGCCGCGAGATCGAAGGCGGCTGCCAGGAAGTCAGCGACATCGACACGCCGTGCGTCCTCTCGGTCCAGACGGGCATCAACGAGCCCCGCTACGTGGGCATCCGGGGCATCCGCAAGGTGGCCTCCGTGGAAATCCCCTGCCTGGACGCGGCCGCCCTGGCGATCGAACCGGCGGCTCCCAAGGTCCGCCGCGTGGACTACTTCGTGCCCGCCGCCGGAGCCGGCGCGGACATGCTGACGGGCAGCACCAAAGACGTGGCCGCCCAGCTGGTGGATCTCCTCAAGCTCAAGGGAGGGCTCAACTGATGGCCGCCGAAGTCTTCGCCCTCATCGCCCACGCCGAAGGCCGGCTGGACGATTCCGCCCTGGAACTGCTGGGCGCCGCCCGCGCCCTTTTCCCCGGCTGCGCCCCCACCGCCCTCGTCCTGGGAGCGGGTTCCTCCATGGCCGCCGTAGGCCAAGAGGCTGCCGCGGCTTTCGGCCGAGCCTGGACCTTCGACCAGGAGACTCTGGCCTATCCCAACGCCGAACTGATCCGCCCCCTCCTGGGGAAGGTCCTCCCTG comes from the Geothrix sp. 21YS21S-4 genome and includes:
- a CDS encoding electron transfer flavoprotein subunit beta/FixA family protein, with translation MEILVCVKRVPDPAENEIGVAAGGADIGREDLVYAVNEWDNYAVEEALQIVEREGGSVTVVSLGDADIEEAVRREMAMGAEKGLMVVDDRFTGADGLGVASVLKAVAEKDSYDLILTGAQADDGAAQVGGMLAALLDRPFASLVNRIEVKGETLRIGREIEGGCQEVSDIDTPCVLSVQTGINEPRYVGIRGIRKVASVEIPCLDAAALAIEPAAPKVRRVDYFVPAAGAGADMLTGSTKDVAAQLVDLLKLKGGLN
- a CDS encoding (Fe-S)-binding protein is translated as MVSVPFSPASAVLAGVPARLLFLLIPLAGLACFGWMIARRVAPLLKAAPDPRFGDLPKRAVLVLKLWLAQSRQPRYLVAGVLHIVLFFGFLVLALRSFQLVFLGFMETFDLPGLGAVYTVCKDYAATAVLLSAIVLAVRRGIVRPARYAVPEKLGKDHTGEALAVLGLIAVLLLSEGAFEGSLLAAGAHGGAAPLTVAWAFQHLLSGLSVPALAKVNLASYAIHDVTFFYFLCLLPTGKHFHVVTSLFNVFFMRLKPGTVKPVRHGVDDKGLDGLTSFGVKKLEDFTWKHVLDFYSCADCGRCSDQCPANRVKRPLSPRFLSIKGRDHAYRRHPLLGKAEGEESLVGGVYGEDEIWSCTTCGACEEECPIGIEYIDKIVDLRRGMVEEGLVPQSLQKPLSALEKRGNPWGKLEKKRAEWVAGTGEDFPVKLVEKGETADTLYFVDSMTSYDDRMQKIAQATARILVRSGADVAVLGKDEKDSGHEVRRYGEEMLFQNLKEQNTEAIRESGATRIVASDPHAYNALKNDYAGLPPVEHVSEVIATGVDSGKLAFKPVDDPSRVYAYHDPCYLGRHNGLYDAPRRALDAIPGLRRVEMTACRDRAFCCGGGGLGLFYEPEEEQRMGVVRVGMAEAAGANVIVTACPFCLTNVEDAIKVAGLEGRMQAIDLCELVDGQLQN